TGGCATTGCTCAAGTTAGCTTTGCTGAGATTTGCACCACTCAAATTTACTATACTCAAGTTGGCTTGGCTAAGATTCACACCACTGAGTTTGACGCCACTTAAGTTAGCTTCAGAGAGGTCAATACCAGTAAAATCAATCACTCCTGCCGCGTATTTTTCTAGCAATTCTTCTACAGTCATAAATGCTACCCCTCAGATGCCAACTTTAATAGTTGGTAAACTACGCAGAAAATATTTGTAAAGACAGACTATCAAAAGCAAAAATGAAAATTGGGATTTTAGGACTCGGACTGATCGGTGGTTCTTTGGGTTTTGATTTGCGATCGCAAGGACATCATGTTTTCGGAGTGAGTCGTCGGGAATCGACCTGCCAAAAGGCGGTATCTCTGGGAAGCGTCGATGAAGCATCAGCCGAGATTAACCTCTTGGCTCAGGCAGAAGTTGTATTTATTTGTACGCCAATTGCTCTTATTGTTCCCCAAGTTAAACAGTTAATTACGCATTTATCTGCTACTACGGTAGTGACTGATGTTGGTTCTGTCAAAGCACCGATAGTCAAGGAGATATCGCCGTTATGGGAAAATTTTATTGGCGGTCATCCAATGGCAGGAACCGCAGATAGCGGTATAGAAGCTGCACAGCATAATTTGTTTGTCGATCGCCCTTATGTACTGACGCCAATAGAGACAACACCGAGCAGAGCAATTTCAGTGTTAGAAGAAATTGTGCGATCGCTGGGAGCTAAAATCTACCATTGTCAACCAGAGCAACATGACCGCGCTGTCAGTTGGATTTCCCATTTACCTGTAATGGTCAGCGCTTCTTTGATTGCAGCTTGCATAAGTGAAACCGACCCCGCCGTTTTACAATTAGCCCAAAACTTAGCCAGTTCAGGATTTCGGGATACTAGCCGCGTTGGTGGTGGTAATCCTGAATTGGGAGTAATGATGGCACAGTTTAATCGACAAGCATTGCTGGGGTCATTGCAACAATATCGCCATCAGCTTGATGAAGCGATTCATTTAATTGAGCAGGAAGATTGGACAGCTTTAGAGGCGAAGTTGCAATCAACTCAAAAAGCGCGACCTGAATTTGTTGAATAAGAATCAAGTATTTTTCCCCCTGCTTCTTCTACCTCATCTCTATACCGTGGAATGAAGTTATAAGTTGAACTTATCAAAAAGTTAAGTAACCTTTACGCAAAACTTCTTTACAATCCTTTACAAAGTTCTTATGATGAATTTCATCATACATAAGCAATTATTCCTGCGTATACAAACAACGCAATCGCAATCATAGAACCATGACAGCAACTCTACAACAGCGCTCAAGCGCCAACGTATGGGATCGCTTCTGCGAATGGATAACCAGCACCAGCAACCGCCTCTACATCGGTTGGTTCGGCGTCCTGATGATCCCAACCCTACTAGCCGCAACCACCTGCTTCGTAATTGCCTTTATCGCCGCACCTCCAGTAGACATTGATGGTATCCGCGAACCAGTAGCAGGTTCACTACTTTACGGAAACAACATCATCTCTGGTGCAGTTGTGCCTTCCTCCAACGCTATCGGTTTACACTTCTACCCGATTTGGGAAGCAGCTTCTCTGGATGAGTGGTTGTACAACGGCGGCCCTTACCAGTTGGTAATTTTCCACTTCTTACTCGGCGTATTCTGCTACCTTGGTCGTGAGTGGGAACTATCTTACCGCTTAGGTATGCGTCCTTGGATCTGCCTAGCATTCTCTGCACCTGTAGCAGCAGCAACCGCAGTATTCTTGATTTACCCCATCGGTCAAGGTTCATTCTCCGATGGTATGCCCTTGGGAATCTCTGGAACCTTCAACTTCATGATTGTGTTCCAAGCAGAGCACAACATCCTGATGCACCCCTTCCATATGTTAGGTGTAGCTGGTGTCTTCGGCGGTTCTCTGTTCAGTGCAATGCACGGTTCTCTAGTAACTTCTTCCTTGGTGCGTGAAACCACCGAGAACGAATCTCAAAACTACGGTTACAAGTTCGGTCAAGAGGAAGAAACCTACAACATCGTTGCAGCGCACGGTTACTTCGGTCGCTTGATCTTCCAATACGCTTCTTTCAACAACAGCCGTTCGCTGCACTTCTTCTTGGCGGCATGGCCTGTAGTTGGTATCTGGTTTACCGCGCTGGGTGTAAGCACAATGGCGTTCAACTTGAACGGTTTCAACTTTAACCAGTCTGTAATTGATTCTACTGGTCGCGTTGTTAACACCTGGGCTGATATCATCAACCGCGCTAACCTGGGTATGGAAGTGATGCACGAGCGTAACGCTCACAACTTCCCTCTCGATTTGGCTGCTGGCGAGCAAGCTCCTGTAGCTCTGACTGCTCCTGCTATCAACGGCTAATCTTTTGAGCAATAAGTCATAGCTTTGCTGTGAATCGAAAGCGCTCTCCCAAGTGGGAGGGCGCTTTTTAATTTGTATGTGACTTGCACAAATTTATTTTGTTGTCAGGACAATGTGTGTATGCTAACTTAGGTGTTAAAAGTATATCTAAATTTAAATTATGAGCAACTTATTTGAATCTAGAACTGAACGGATCGATATCCGTACTAGTTCTAGTGTGAAAAAGCTGTTGCAGCAAGCTGCTGCTGCAAGTCATAAAAATGTAAGTGAGTTTTTGTTAGAACACGGTTTAATTGCTGCTCAAAATGCTTTAACAGATCGGAAGCTTTTTGCACTAGATGATGAGCAGTGGGAAGCTTTTCAAAATGCTCTTGATTCTCCATCCACAGAAAAACCCCGTTTGCGTCGCTTATTAACGGAGCCGAGCGTATTTGAGTAATTTGTCACCATTAAACAATTTATATATTGAGAAATTGTCAGCTTCCCACAATATTCAAGACTTTGATTGTGGGAAGCTTGCCTTAAATATCTTTTTAATTAATTATGCTTTGCAAAATCAACAATCCGACAGTTCAAAAACTTATGTAGCCTGTTTAGATAATACTGTAATTGGTTACTATACCCTAACTGTAGCCTCTGTTATTCATCAAGATGCGCCACCTCGCATTATTAAGGGATTGCCCAAATATCCTATACCTGTAGCTCTTTTAGCTCGTCTAGCGGTAAGCAAAGATTTCCAAGATCAGAGAATAGGAAGCGGTTTATTAAAAGACTGTTTAAAACGCGTGAATGCAGCAGCAGATATTTTAGGTATTCGAGCTTTGCTAGTTCAT
The genomic region above belongs to Calothrix sp. NIES-2098 and contains:
- a CDS encoding GCN5-related N-acetyltransferase; this translates as MSNLSPLNNLYIEKLSASHNIQDFDCGKLALNIFLINYALQNQQSDSSKTYVACLDNTVIGYYTLTVASVIHQDAPPRIIKGLPKYPIPVALLARLAVSKDFQDQRIGSGLLKDCLKRVNAAADILGIRALLVHAQDDEALRWYEKFDFEPSPTDPLHLFLMLKDIRKILANNL
- a CDS encoding prephenate dehydrogenase; protein product: MKIGILGLGLIGGSLGFDLRSQGHHVFGVSRRESTCQKAVSLGSVDEASAEINLLAQAEVVFICTPIALIVPQVKQLITHLSATTVVTDVGSVKAPIVKEISPLWENFIGGHPMAGTADSGIEAAQHNLFVDRPYVLTPIETTPSRAISVLEEIVRSLGAKIYHCQPEQHDRAVSWISHLPVMVSASLIAACISETDPAVLQLAQNLASSGFRDTSRVGGGNPELGVMMAQFNRQALLGSLQQYRHQLDEAIHLIEQEDWTALEAKLQSTQKARPEFVE
- a CDS encoding Photosystem II reaction centre protein PsbA/D1 → MTATLQQRSSANVWDRFCEWITSTSNRLYIGWFGVLMIPTLLAATTCFVIAFIAAPPVDIDGIREPVAGSLLYGNNIISGAVVPSSNAIGLHFYPIWEAASLDEWLYNGGPYQLVIFHFLLGVFCYLGREWELSYRLGMRPWICLAFSAPVAAATAVFLIYPIGQGSFSDGMPLGISGTFNFMIVFQAEHNILMHPFHMLGVAGVFGGSLFSAMHGSLVTSSLVRETTENESQNYGYKFGQEEETYNIVAAHGYFGRLIFQYASFNNSRSLHFFLAAWPVVGIWFTALGVSTMAFNLNGFNFNQSVIDSTGRVVNTWADIINRANLGMEVMHERNAHNFPLDLAAGEQAPVALTAPAING